The following is a genomic window from Chryseobacterium sp. StRB126.
TTTACTGTTGTTGTACTTACAGCATAGCATAAAGTAGCCAATAGCAGCAACAAAATCGGGATCATCTTCAGTTCGCCACTATCACCGCCACCAAAAGCCAGAATACAGACTCCTGTAAAGCTTATGAGTGTTCCTATGATTTGTTTCTTGGTGGTTTCAAATTTCCATACCAATCCACCCACAATAATGACGAAAATAGGCATCATAGAGTTGATGATTCCTGCAATACTGCTGGAGACCTCCTTTTCTGCAATCGGGAAAAGGAACATAGGAATAAAATTTCCGGTAAATGCAGCAAGAATAAGCCATTTTAAATGTTTCTTGGGAAAAAGTTTATAATTGGAAATGGCAATCGGAAGCAAAATAATACCAGCTATAAGGACTCTTAGTGACCCTACCTGGTACGGACTGAAATGATCCAGTGATTTTTTGATCAAAATAAAAGAAGATCCCCAAATAATACTCAGGGTAGCCAGAAGGAGCCATTTTTCTTTATCTGCGTTCATTGTTTTCGTGTAGGATTTTTAAAAATTCTTTTTTAGGAATCATTTTTGCCCCCAGGCTCTCCAGGTGTTCGGTATGAGACTGACAGTCAATTAATTCAATCTGATCTTTATTGCTTTCTACAAAGTGAATAAAGCCTGCTTTTGAGGCATTGCTCACTTTCGCAAACATACTCTCACCACAGAAAACGTTTCCGATCTGTAACCCATAAAAACCACCTACCAGTTCTCCATCCTGCCACACTTCAATACTTCTTGCCAGGCCATATTCATGAAGTTTGATGAAAGAATTCATCAGTTCATCAGAAAGCCATGTCCCGGATTGTCCTTTGCGTTCGGTTTGCTGACAGTTTTTGATGACTTCTCTGAAGTTTTTATTCTCCGAAAAAGTAAAAACATCCCTGTTTAATATCTTTCTCATCGATTTTGAAACCTTTATTTCATCAGGAACTAAAATAAATCTCGGATCGGGGCACCACCATAGAATTTCCTCTCCCGGGTTGTACCAGGGGAAAATACCCAATTGGTAGGCGAACCAAATACGTTCTATAGACAGATCTCCACCATAGGCAATAAGCCCGTCATGTCCATCATACACCTCCGGATCAGGAAATGAAATCTCGTTTTCGTCTAGTCGGACCATTTTTTAGCAAAAAAATCCCACTTTTAAGAAAGCAGGATTTATATTTGATTTTAATTCTTTAATTAGAAAGGTAAATCATCATCATCATCTCCGGCAAACGGATTCTCGTTAGAAACAGGAGAAGCTGATTGCTGAGGCATAGCCTGAGTAGGTTCTGATCCATTATCAAAAACTTTCTCTACTTTCCATCCTGTAATAGAGTTGAAGTATTTAGTTTCACCTTGTGGAGAAACCCATTCTCTACCTCTGATGTTGATTCCTATTTTTACGTTTTCACCTTCTTTAAGGTTATCTAATAAACTGATTTTATCAGATAAAAATTCTATGTTTATCGGCTGTGGATACTGTTCCTGAGTTAAAATAACCAATTCTCTTTTTTGAAATCCACTTGCAAAAGTTTGAGTTTCAAAAAGTTTCTTTACCGTTCCTTGTAATTCCATATCGTAATTATTAACGTTG
Proteins encoded in this region:
- a CDS encoding DMT family transporter, which codes for MNADKEKWLLLATLSIIWGSSFILIKKSLDHFSPYQVGSLRVLIAGIILLPIAISNYKLFPKKHLKWLILAAFTGNFIPMFLFPIAEKEVSSSIAGIINSMMPIFVIIVGGLVWKFETTKKQIIGTLISFTGVCILAFGGGDSGELKMIPILLLLLATLCYAVSTTTVKSKLMDVSSVVLSSFIFSFVLIFPSIIALTSTGFFSEFSFTKGNMLGLMFVSLLSIFGTGLAMTMNYRLLKVSTPLFASTVTLIMPIVAIIWGIIDGEKLTIMQFIGAGIIIAGLIFLRSNPKK
- a CDS encoding DUF3127 domain-containing protein, encoding MELQGTVKKLFETQTFASGFQKRELVILTQEQYPQPINIEFLSDKISLLDNLKEGENVKIGINIRGREWVSPQGETKYFNSITGWKVEKVFDNGSEPTQAMPQQSASPVSNENPFAGDDDDDLPF
- the aat gene encoding leucyl/phenylalanyl-tRNA--protein transferase, with protein sequence MVRLDENEISFPDPEVYDGHDGLIAYGGDLSIERIWFAYQLGIFPWYNPGEEILWWCPDPRFILVPDEIKVSKSMRKILNRDVFTFSENKNFREVIKNCQQTERKGQSGTWLSDELMNSFIKLHEYGLARSIEVWQDGELVGGFYGLQIGNVFCGESMFAKVSNASKAGFIHFVESNKDQIELIDCQSHTEHLESLGAKMIPKKEFLKILHENNERR